In the Nicotiana tabacum cultivar K326 chromosome 16, ASM71507v2, whole genome shotgun sequence genome, one interval contains:
- the LOC107770427 gene encoding uncharacterized protein LOC107770427, with translation MDPTTYQRGCSIPRAGDARRAGGAGRRGHGRRGGGPQQEGVEAPADDVAADMAGGMHETDMPSYSLGIYRSLVPSQVTLSSQLLITGSDIQGVDWGRYFPGPSTTVEDRPTRDFYSGRRLSYGSTSHAQASCDATTDDYIQDLEMMMPSTGADSTTDTCHPAPHPAIRRRLDDDDPDSVPGREGMRLRPAVALRHTECGTH, from the exons ATGGACCCAACCACGTACCAGCGAGGCTGTAGTATCCCACGAGCTGGTGATGCCCGACGAGCTGGTGGTGCCGGACGACGTGGTCAtgggcggagaggaggtggtccccagcaagagggcgttgaggctcctgctgatgatgttgctgctgatatggcaggtggcatgcatgagacggACATGCCGTCTTACAGCCTTGGAATTTATCGCTCTCTAGTGCCATCGCAGGTGACCCTATCGAGTCAGTTATTGATCACAGGCTCGGATATTCAAGGGGTGGATTGGGGTAGATACTTCCCAGGCCCGTCTACCACTGTTGAGGATCGACCGACCCGAGATTTTTATAgtgggcgccgactgagttatggctccacatcacatgcgcag gcttcatgcgatgcaacgacagatgactacattcaggatctagagatgatgatg ccttctactggagctgacagcaccaccgatacatgtcatcctgCGCCGCATCCAGctataaggagacgacttgatgatgatgatcctgatagcgtacccgggcgggaggggatgcgcctcaggccagcggtTGCATTGAGACACACCGAATGCGGGACACATTGA